One part of the Rutidosis leptorrhynchoides isolate AG116_Rl617_1_P2 chromosome 1, CSIRO_AGI_Rlap_v1, whole genome shotgun sequence genome encodes these proteins:
- the LOC139845126 gene encoding secreted RxLR effector protein 161-like has protein sequence MEDDAELVVKGQYQRIIGKLIYLANTRPNIAHAVGVVSQFMHQPQVHHLEVAMRIIRYLKKTPCHGVVFRRNGHLETQIYTDASWAEETGDRKSTSGFFSIVGGNLVAWKSKKQKVVSLSKIEFPPKESIQILCDNAAAIAISENPVQHDRTKHVEIDRHFIREKLDAEIISLPSIRSEDQLADILTKSVNGRFFSEVLDKLNIGNPTVQLAGEC, from the exons ATGGAAGATGATGCTGAGCTAGTGGTTAAAGGACAATACCAACGGATAATAGGAAAGCTCATTTATCTTGCTAACACTCGACCAAATATAGCACATGCGGTAGGAGTTGTAAGCCAATTTatgcatcaaccacaggttcaTCATTTGGAAGTTGCAATGAGGATCATCCGATATCTAAAGAAGACCCCATGCCATGGAGTCGTATTTAGAAGAAATGGACATCTAGAAACACAAATATACACAGATGCAAGTTGGGCTGAAGAAACAGGAGACAGAAAGTCAACCTCTGGTTTCTTTTCAATTGTTGGAGGAAACTTAGTGGCatggaaaagcaagaaacaaaaggttgtttcTTTATCAA AAATTGAGTTCCCTCCAAAAGAATCCATTCAAATATTATGCGACAATGCAGCCGCCATTGCCATCTCAGAGAATCCAGTTCAACACGACAGAACAAAGCATGTTGAAATCGACAGACATTTTATTAGAGAAAAATTAGACGCTGAAATTATCTCTCTTCCATCAATTAGATCAGAAGACCAGCTAGCCGACATTCTCACCAAATCTGTCAACGGAAGATTCTTCAGCGAAGTTCTTGACAAGTTAAACATTGGAAACCCCACTGTTCAacttgcgggggagtgttag